One Coffea eugenioides isolate CCC68of chromosome 2, Ceug_1.0, whole genome shotgun sequence genomic window, NNNNNNNNNNNNNNNNNNNNNNNNNNNNNNNNNNNNNNNNNNNNNNNNGAATCTCTAAGTTCTTGGAGTAAACTTGGAAAATTAGATGCTAGAGATGGAACTGCAGAGGTAAATTAATTAGCATCCTACTAGTTGATTATATTAATCAGGATGAATTCGGACAATACGTACAGAGCGTTGCATGAAAAGTAGTAATGAACAATCTCATTTTCTACAGTTGGTATTTAAATATGCTGCCAAGAAGATGCTTGGCTATGACGAAAGCAGGGATCGGCAAAAATTGAGAGACAGTTATAAGGCATTCATGGATGGCTTGATCTCATTTCCCCTCAACATCCCGGGAACACCGTTCCATGCTTGCTTACAAGTAATCAATTGTTGTTGTCGTTGTTCGTCATTTGGAATTCTTTTTATATTGAAAGATCGATGTTCATTATacctaaaaaaaacaaaaagatatTCATTATAAATATTTGACtaagtaaaatatttatgcTTTCATATATGCTGTATCAGCTTGAACGAACtatatgattttcattttccagGGACGTAAGAAAGCAATGAAGGTCATCCACGACATCTTTGAGAAGAAGCGCTCAGGCAATAATGGCGCTACGAATGACTATGACTTTGCGGACCATTTACTCGAGGAAATAAAGAAAGAAGACACTTTTTTGAATGAAGAAATTGCGAGGGACTtggtatttttgtttttatttgctGCCCATGAAACGACTTCAACATCTTTGACTGTGGCCTTGAGGTATCTAAATACCCATCCACGAGTTATGGCTGAACTAAAGGTCCATGACTTTCCGAAACAATTTCTCCCGTTGTTATCTGTATTTACCCTTCAATTCTCCAATTCTTGTCCAGGTTCAATACTTAAAAGGATTAATATTCTATATATAttgatagattttttttttggtcaaaggtcaacttttatatatatatatatttatatatactgACTGATAGTGTACATTGTTATGATTGGATGTTTACACTAACAGAGTATGTAAGAATGTTCCATACTTAAATAGCCAATCATTTTTGTAGAGAGAGCACGAAAATATTCTTGAAAAGCGAGAAGCAAAAGATTCCGGTGTTTCATGGAAAGAGTACAAATCTATGACTTTCACACATATGGTATGTTTCAATTAACCAGACATTTCATTGTATCCATCATTTGAATCATATAGTGAGCGAGCTACACCATCTACATCTTAAGTTTTGTTGTCTACTGTAGGTTATCAATGAAACGGTTAGACTTGCAAATATTGCCCCTGGGATTTTGCGCAAAGTTGTCAAGGAAGTTGATGTAAAAGGTATACTTCAATCTGTCATTTGGCATCTTCTTGAAAATCATTTGTCGCACTTTCCTTGTTTTAGACCCATGGTTCCTTTCTCCTgcagaaaaaagagaaagaaaaattctCTTTGATAACTACTTGGGTTGGGCATTTTTTCATGGGAGTAAAAATATAggaaataaatgatttgtttcCATTGTTCTtcctttcctccattataactTACAGTTCCGACTAATAAGTGCGAATGATTTGCAGGGTATACAATTCCTGCTGGCTGGACGATAATGGTTTGTGCACCAGCTGTTCATTTGGATCCTAATCTATATGAAAACCCCCTTGAATTTAACCCATGGCGATGGGAGGTAATTTGATCATCGGCAGATTCGAGTAATTTACACACAAGAAGGATAAACTTACGGAACAAAAGTTAAACAAAATCAAGTAAAAATAATTCAGGTTTTTTCTGCTTTCATTTCAATCAAAAGGGCAAAGAATTACACGTGGGATCAAAAAGTTTCATGGCATTTGCTGGTGGTACGAGGCTTTGTGTTGGTGCTGACTATGCAAAGGTGCAGATGTCACTTTTTCTGCATTACTTGGTCACACAATACACGTAAGGATTTCTAAATCACAATTCCCTTCATCTTCGCTTAAATACATATAGAAGCTAATtctaatatattataaattgaTGTCAACATAACTTCTTCCGTTTTTTAATATGCATGATTGCAAGAAGAAAATGATAACTCATCAAAAAAAGCTTGTATAATTTGAAATTTCAGCTGGAGAGTTCTTCCTGGAGCTGAGAGAATCCGGACACCTACTGGTATCCAATTCCCCAAGGGATTGCCTATTGAGATTTCCAAGAACAAATAGATTTTCAGCAGGGCAGTTCTCCAGTGAATTTACCTTTCAGAAGCGTATTTGTGATGTAGTAATTTACTGTTGGTTGCAAAATTAATTAGTTTGCTTACTACTTTGGCTTGTAGTACATTGTAATATTGTAAGTGCCTAATAAACAACATTTTAGCTGGCGTCTTTCTTGAAACTACGGAGAGCGttgtcctttttcctttttagttgCTTTCCTCTTCTCTAATGGTTGAAGATTTTATACTAGCTGCAGTTTGAGCTTGGACTAATTGTTTTTCTTCACTAAATCAATGCAATGATTTTATTTATGAGTACAAATCAAGCCAAGAAACAATAtatacgtatatatatatatatatatattgttgcAGTTTCAAGaaacaatatatataaatttatatttactGCATATATATGTGCAGTAAGTATTACTCTTTCCATCCGGTAAAGTTTGTCGCACTTCACGAATTGTAATTTTTATTTACAGCGAATAGAATTTGAAACTTGATGTGTCATTTCTTATTTCGTGAAAAGCTAAGTGTTGTACCTGCACATAAAGCATTGTGGGGCCATGATACTTGTTCAATCCGGGGTTTTGTTCAAAATCTTTAGATATTTGAAAGTTTTATCAatagttttcaaaattttaccAAATCTTAGATTATTGTTGTTTTAGTTTCTGGGTAACTGTTACATGCTACAAAAGTTATTGTTTTGTTTCCTTGATAATAGTCTGTGAGCCATTGCACTTTTACGAAGTGTCTGAGGAGTAAATGACTAAATGGAGAAATTAAATAGAAACATGATAGGCAACTTACATACCCCAGTGTTATTAAACTTGATTCGATCCAACGGTTCAACCGATCAACTAGATGAACCAGTAACTAAGTCGAGCTGGGTCATTCATTGGACTGTTCAAGCAATTAGATCATTGACTTGTCAATGGACCGACGGTTCAACCAATAAACCCAATGAACTCGCCGATTTTTCAAGGAATCCGGTTCATATGTTGTTATAGGAAAAATTTTGTGTAGATGATTCAATGAATGTTCAAACATGGAACTTTATGCATAGAAGTAGAGAGCAATCACCACTGGGCCAACAATTCATTTGTTAGTAGTTTTGTTCttcttatattatatattatatttttattcttattttatttctccaaaacaaaatttatttagaATCTTTTAATAACATTTTATTATTCC contains:
- the LOC113755764 gene encoding cytochrome P450 87A3-like, whose translation is MLGYDESRDRQKLRDSYKAFMDGLISFPLNIPGTPFHACLQGRKKAMKVIHDIFEKKRSGNNGATNDYDFADHLLEEIKKEDTFLNEEIARDLVFLFLFAAHETTSTSLTVALRYLNTHPRVMAELKREHENILEKREAKDSGVSWKEYKSMTFTHMVINETVRLANIAPGILRKVVKEVDVKGYTIPAGWTIMVCAPAVHLDPNLYENPLEFNPWRWEGKELHVGSKSFMAFAGGTRLCVGADYAKVQMSLFLHYLVTQYTWRVLPGAERIRTPTGIQFPKGLPIEISKNK